One segment of Pseudomonas asgharzadehiana DNA contains the following:
- a CDS encoding dipeptidase, producing MSPAELHADSIVIDGLIIAKWNRDLFEDMRKGGLTAANCTVSVWEGFQATINNIVASQTLIRENSDLVIPVKTTADIRRAKEQGKTGIIFGFQNAHAFEDQLGYVEIFKQLGVGVVQMCYNTQNLVGTGCYERDGGLSGFGREIVGEMNRVGIMCDLSHVGSKTSEEVILESKKPVCYSHCLPSGLKEHPRNKSDEELKFIADHGGFVGVTMFAPFLAKGIDSTIDDYAEAIEYTMNIVGEDAIGIGTDFTQGHGQDFFEMLTHDKGYARRLTSFGKIINPLGIRTVGEFPNLTETLLKRGHPERVVRKIMGENWVNVLKDVWGE from the coding sequence ATGAGCCCAGCCGAGTTGCACGCCGACAGCATCGTTATCGACGGGCTGATTATTGCCAAGTGGAATCGCGACCTGTTCGAGGACATGCGCAAAGGCGGCCTCACCGCCGCCAACTGCACCGTGTCGGTGTGGGAAGGCTTCCAGGCCACGATCAATAACATCGTCGCCAGCCAGACCCTGATCCGCGAGAACAGCGACCTGGTGATCCCGGTGAAAACCACCGCCGACATCCGTCGCGCCAAAGAGCAGGGCAAGACCGGCATTATTTTCGGTTTCCAGAATGCCCACGCGTTTGAAGACCAGCTCGGCTACGTCGAGATCTTCAAGCAGCTCGGCGTCGGTGTGGTGCAGATGTGCTACAACACCCAGAACCTGGTGGGCACCGGCTGCTATGAGCGTGACGGCGGCCTGTCGGGCTTCGGGCGTGAGATCGTTGGCGAGATGAACCGCGTCGGCATCATGTGCGACCTGTCCCACGTGGGTTCCAAGACCAGCGAAGAAGTCATCCTCGAATCGAAAAAACCGGTGTGCTACTCCCACTGCCTGCCGTCGGGCCTTAAAGAGCACCCGCGTAACAAGTCCGATGAAGAACTCAAGTTCATTGCCGACCATGGCGGTTTTGTCGGTGTGACCATGTTCGCGCCGTTCCTGGCCAAGGGCATCGATTCGACCATCGACGACTACGCCGAAGCCATTGAATACACCATGAACATCGTCGGCGAAGACGCCATCGGCATCGGCACCGACTTCACCCAGGGCCATGGCCAGGATTTCTTCGAAATGCTCACCCATGACAAGGGCTACGCCCGCCGCCTGACCAGCTTCGGCAAGATCATCAACCCGCTGGGCATCCGCACCGTGGGCGAGTTCCCCAACCTCACCGAGACCCTGCTCAAGCGCGGCCATCCTGAGCGCGTGGTGCGCAAGATCATGGGCGAGAACTGGGTGAACGTCCTAAAGGACGTCTGGGGCGAATAA